A DNA window from Selenomonas sp. oral taxon 126 contains the following coding sequences:
- a CDS encoding DUF2225 domain-containing protein: MAEYTYTVEKPCPVCGKKTHATKMKARLITLGTDEDFCVHYEGVNPYRYRVWLCEHCGFAADEKQFTEEPLNPRDKAKIQELLEGRTIHLPYSEERTVEEAIRAYKLGIYFVERLGWPLQKKAGYCMGMAWVYRDAGEHEKEAEVLRLAAEFYEKSVMTEHYPINGMSDSMALYIAGAAYYRMGDYEKATQMLSQIMSDQEVRKNDVKLFERTQNLWLELREKKAEAEKAKS; encoded by the coding sequence ATGGCGGAGTATACATATACGGTTGAGAAGCCGTGCCCGGTCTGCGGGAAAAAAACGCATGCGACGAAGATGAAGGCGCGCCTTATCACGCTGGGGACGGATGAGGATTTCTGCGTACACTATGAGGGGGTGAATCCCTACCGCTACCGCGTCTGGCTGTGCGAGCACTGCGGTTTTGCCGCCGATGAGAAACAGTTCACGGAGGAGCCGCTGAACCCGCGTGACAAGGCGAAGATACAGGAGCTTCTTGAAGGGCGTACGATACATCTGCCCTATAGCGAGGAGCGCACGGTAGAGGAGGCGATCCGCGCCTATAAACTCGGCATCTACTTTGTCGAGCGCCTCGGGTGGCCGCTGCAGAAGAAGGCGGGCTACTGCATGGGCATGGCATGGGTCTATCGCGATGCGGGGGAGCATGAAAAGGAGGCAGAGGTGCTGCGCCTTGCCGCCGAGTTCTATGAGAAATCGGTGATGACGGAGCACTATCCGATCAATGGCATGAGTGACAGCATGGCGCTCTATATCGCGGGGGCGGCATACTATCGCATGGGCGATTATGAGAAGGCGACGCAGATGCTCTCGCAGATCATGAGCGATCAGGAGGTGCGCAAGAACGATGTGAAACTCTTCGAGCGCACACAGAACCTCTGGCTCGAGCTGCGCGAGAAGAAGGCGGAAGCGGAGAAGGCAAAGAGTTAA
- a CDS encoding DUF4127 family protein encodes MTALLLVPQVVDAAKKEPITDKIVFVPHDSRPISSKQTADVVQRVGYDVVVPPAELLGNREDWGHPDELWTWLDTALAQPGVKAAVISSDAMIYGSLVGSRKHSYSRDQILARAARFDELRRSHPKTPLYVFGSIMRTPRSGEASGHEEPEYYRRYGADIFRYTLLRDKEEVEGLTRRERKEYDFLERLIPKEALADWLGRREKNYAVNEYLISLLRKHDTFRYLTLGRDDNAPFSQTHLESRHLTEAGADLGKTRFQTMAGIDEIALLMLTRAVNEQKHEIPFVFARYNWGRGADTVPAYSDEKIGTSISDAVLAAGGMMVCAPEKADVVLAVNTNPDGRTYEANAMLNDGTPREGTAYFADIVADYAAKGYPVSVADIAFANGSDNALMAELQKRGLLYKIQAYAGWNTPTNSSGFALGEGMLVRHMDADSIDHLLTTRYLDDWAYQANVRNTIARQLTWLRGDGFYGSLGTKMDAVSMRSTRMMNRFIEENLPPIAEVDSVIVTFPWNRMFESDILPEDPGFAQEYLARRK; translated from the coding sequence ATGACGGCACTGTTGCTCGTGCCGCAGGTGGTTGATGCGGCAAAGAAGGAGCCGATCACGGACAAGATCGTCTTCGTGCCGCATGACAGTCGCCCGATCTCGAGCAAGCAGACGGCGGATGTTGTGCAGCGTGTCGGTTATGATGTCGTTGTTCCTCCGGCAGAGCTGCTCGGGAATCGCGAGGATTGGGGACATCCTGACGAACTCTGGACATGGCTCGATACAGCGCTTGCACAGCCCGGGGTAAAGGCGGCGGTCATCTCCTCGGATGCGATGATCTACGGCAGCCTCGTCGGCTCGCGCAAGCACTCCTATTCGCGCGATCAGATTCTCGCGCGCGCGGCGCGGTTCGACGAACTGCGGCGTTCTCATCCGAAGACACCGCTCTATGTGTTTGGCTCCATCATGCGGACGCCGCGCTCGGGCGAGGCATCGGGGCACGAGGAGCCGGAGTACTACCGCCGCTACGGGGCGGATATCTTCCGCTACACCCTCCTGCGTGACAAGGAGGAGGTCGAGGGGCTCACGCGCCGCGAGCGCAAGGAGTATGATTTCCTCGAGCGTCTGATCCCGAAGGAGGCGCTTGCCGATTGGCTGGGGCGTCGCGAGAAGAACTATGCGGTGAATGAGTATCTGATCTCCCTCCTCCGCAAACACGATACATTCCGCTATCTGACCCTCGGGCGCGACGACAATGCGCCGTTCTCGCAGACACATCTCGAGAGCCGTCATCTGACGGAGGCGGGTGCGGATCTCGGCAAGACGCGCTTCCAGACGATGGCGGGCATCGATGAGATCGCCCTGCTTATGCTCACGCGCGCGGTGAACGAGCAGAAGCATGAGATCCCCTTTGTCTTTGCACGCTACAACTGGGGGCGCGGTGCAGATACCGTGCCGGCGTACTCGGATGAGAAGATCGGCACATCAATCTCGGATGCCGTGCTTGCGGCGGGCGGCATGATGGTGTGCGCACCGGAGAAGGCGGATGTCGTGCTCGCGGTGAACACGAATCCTGATGGGCGTACATACGAGGCGAATGCCATGCTCAACGATGGGACGCCGCGTGAGGGTACGGCGTATTTTGCCGATATTGTCGCAGACTATGCGGCGAAGGGCTATCCTGTCTCCGTTGCTGACATTGCATTTGCGAACGGCTCCGACAACGCCCTGATGGCGGAGCTGCAGAAGAGGGGACTCCTCTATAAGATTCAGGCGTATGCGGGTTGGAATACGCCGACGAACAGCTCCGGCTTTGCCCTTGGCGAGGGTATGCTCGTCCGCCATATGGACGCGGATTCGATCGACCATCTCCTCACAACGCGCTATCTCGATGACTGGGCGTATCAGGCGAATGTCCGCAATACGATTGCGCGCCAGCTCACATGGCTGCGCGGGGACGGCTTCTACGGCAGTCTCGGGACGAAGATGGATGCGGTCTCCATGCGTTCGACGCGCATGATGAACCGTTTCATTGAGGAGAATCTGCCGCCGATTGCAGAGGTGGACTCCGTCATCGTGACATTTCCGTGGAACCGTATGTTCGAGTCGGATATCCTGCCGGAGGATCCGGGCTTTGCGCAGGAATACCTTGCAAGGAGAAAATAG
- a CDS encoding flavodoxin yields MYGKMLIAYFSASPSRRTETVAKKIADVISADLYEIVPAEIYTQDDLNWNNDKSRSSVEMRDPASRPAIAGALPDLAQYSVVFVGFPIWWYVAPHIINTFLESYDLTGKIVVPFATSGGSSMGQTTAHLRPSAKGALVKEGRRFEMGETPMAINSWIAALGI; encoded by the coding sequence ATGTATGGAAAAATGCTGATCGCCTACTTCTCTGCCTCTCCTTCACGGCGGACAGAAACAGTTGCGAAGAAAATTGCGGATGTGATTAGTGCCGACCTCTATGAAATCGTGCCTGCTGAAATATATACACAGGACGATCTCAACTGGAACAATGATAAGAGCCGTTCGAGTGTGGAGATGCGCGATCCCGCGAGCCGCCCTGCGATTGCGGGGGCGTTGCCCGACCTTGCGCAGTACAGCGTCGTCTTTGTCGGATTCCCGATCTGGTGGTACGTCGCGCCGCATATCATTAACACCTTCCTCGAGAGCTATGACCTTACGGGCAAGATCGTTGTGCCGTTTGCGACATCGGGGGGGAGTTCGATGGGACAGACGACGGCACATCTGCGTCCCTCGGCAAAGGGCGCGCTGGTGAAGGAAGGCCGCCGTTTCGAGATGGGCGAGACGCCGATGGCGATCAACTCGTGGATCGCGGCGCTGGGGATCTGA